A DNA window from Zingiber officinale cultivar Zhangliang chromosome 3A, Zo_v1.1, whole genome shotgun sequence contains the following coding sequences:
- the LOC122050744 gene encoding indole-3-acetic acid-amido synthetase GH3.10-like — protein MAGGDAWRDFPTEDADGAAVLGWFEEVAQNAGGVQAETLRRILEANLGTEYLRRWLGGAADGLAGMGAAELEALFASAVPLASHADFEPYIRRIAGGDASPLLTADPITMLSLTSGTTDCRPKYVPFTRFNFQSTLQITRLAAAHISRIFPTKAGGRILAFFYSSKQFRTPGGGILAGTLTSHYFASEEFRTKQRTTKGFICSPYEVIAGGDYQQSLYCHLLLGLLLLHDVECVSSTFAYCIVQAFAAFEAKWEDLCSDIEQGKLSANITSPEMRKAVAEHLRRPEPVLASEIKKKCEKLKELGWFGLIPELWPSAKYVPAIMTGSMIPYTKKLRHYASGEAVPLVSAGYGSSESWIGANLEPKNPPEKVTFTVVPTFAYFEFIPLLDERDKNGILEAEQPVPLAGVVVGRKYEIVLTTFTGLYRYRLGDVVEVTGFYKRAPRLAFVYRKNLILTVNIDKNTDLQQAVETAAGLLSESGAELVDFTSYADVVAGGECSGHYVVYWELKGEAAEGVLKECCAAMDAAFADQGYVVSRRTRSIGPLELRVVAAGTFREIMEHYVGNGAAVSQFKTPRCTTNEAVLRILDRGTVKRFWSTAYG, from the exons ATGGCCGGCGGCGACGCGTGGCGGGATTTTCCGACCGAGGACGCAGACGGCGCGGCCGTCCTGGGCTGGTTCGAGGAGGTGGCGCAGAATGCCGGTGGAGTGCAGGCGGAGACGCTGCGCCGCATCCTGGAGGCCAACCTCGGGACGGAGTACCTTCGGCGGTGGCTCGGCGGCGCGGCGGACGGCCTCGCCGGGATGGGCGCCGCCGAGCTCGAGGCGCTTTTCGCCTCCGCTGTTCCGCTGGCTTCGCACGCGGACTTCGAGCCGTACATCCGACGAATCGCAGGCGGCGACGCCTCCCCACTGCTCACGGCCGACCCCATCACCATGCTCTCGCTCAC CTCAGGAACTACCGATTGCCGGCCAAAGTACGTGCCCTTCACACGCTTCAACTTTCAATCTACTCTCCAGATCACAAGATTGGCAGCTGCTCACATATCCAG GATTTTCCCGACCAAGGCCGGAGGTAGAATCTTGGCGTTTTTCTACAGCAGCAAGCAATTTCGTACTCCGGGCGGCGGCATCCTGGCCGGAACACTGACGAGCCACTACTTCGCCAGCGAGGAGTTCAGGACAAAGCAGAGAACCACCAAAGGCTTCATCTGCAGCCCCTACGAAGTGATCGCCGGCGGCGACTACCAGCAGTCCCTCTACTGTCACCTCCTCCTGGGCCTTCTCCTCCTCCACGACGTCGAGTGCGTCTCCTCCACCTTCGCCTACTGCATCGTGCAAGCCTTTGCCGCCTTTGAAGCCAAGTGGGAGGACCTCTGCTCCGACATTGAACAGGGGAAGCTAAGCGCCAATATCACCTCGCCGGAGATGAGGAAGGCTGTCGCGGAGCATCTCCGGCGGCCGGAGCCGGTTCTCGCGTCGGAAATTAAGAAGAAATGTGAGAAGTTGAAGGAATTGGGGTGGTTCGGATTGATCCCGGAGCTGTGGCCCAGTGCCAAGTACGTGCCCGCCATCATGACCGGCTCGATGATTCCGTACACGAAGAAGCTGAGGCACTACGCCAGCGGCGAGGCGGTGCCGCTGGTCTCCGCCGGCTACGGCTCCAGTGAGAGCTGGATCGGAGCGAACTTGGAGCCGAAGAACCCGCCGGAAAAAGTGACCTTTACGGTGGTGCCCACCTTCGCATACTTCGAGTTCATTCCCCTGCTCGACGAACGGGATAAAAATGGAATTTTGGAGGCAGAGCAACCGGTGCCGCTCGCCGGCGTGGTGGTCGGGCGGAAGTACGAGATCGTCCTCACCACCTTCACCGGACTGTACCGTTACCGACTGGGGGATGTGGTGGAGGTCACCGGATTCTACAAGCGCGCGCCGCGGCTGGCTTTCGTCTACCGTAAAAATCTCATCTTGACGGTTAACATCGACAAGAACACGGACCTGCAGCAGGCGGTGGAGACGGCGGCGGGGTTGCTGTCGGAATCGGGGGCGGAGCTGGTGGACTTCACGAGCTACGCCGACGTCGTCGCCGGGGGGGAGTGCTCCGGGCACTACGTGGTCTACTGGGAGCTGAAGGGGGAGGCGGCGGAGGGGGTGTTGAAGGAGTGCTGCGCCGCCATGGACGCGGCCTTCGCGGACCAGGGGTACGTGGTGTCGAGGCGGACGAGGTCGATCGGCCCGCTGGAGCTCAGGGTAGTCGCCGCCGGGACGTTCCGGGAGATAATGGAGCACTACGTCGGTAACGGCGCGGCGGTTAGCCAGTTCAAGACGCCGAGGTGCACCACCAACGAAGCGGTGCTTCGAATCCTCGATCGAGGCACCGTTAAGCGATTCTGGAGCACTGCCTACGGCTGA